One window from the genome of Emys orbicularis isolate rEmyOrb1 chromosome 10, rEmyOrb1.hap1, whole genome shotgun sequence encodes:
- the MINAR1 gene encoding major intrinsically disordered Notch2-binding receptor 1 produces the protein METNHESSLFLVKILEELDTKQNTVSYQDLCKSLCARFDLSQLAKLRSVLFYTACLDPNFPATLFKDKMRCTVNNQQSKKIMVAADIVTIFNLIQMNGGVAKEKLPVARQKMRKKESVESCRSDTEICNVVDCVTNCELRDREFNRGYSVRRSSKCRKVDCKDCQQFVPTSEPNFLLGVNKEMKGRAASLDRLQALASYSIVNSPPCEMQSTYFPMNIENESISDQDSLPINAAIKETFISNDEPFVLQSCVQKRNIFKEDFHNLITISPNLMPPNKKPEDGHREPQNRKETSKQGFFNHSFEMPYSSQYLNPVYSPIPDKRRVKHESLDDLQASTYFGPTTVLGSQDTKRWAGKPSKQTAWPAKSWSLNTEEVPDFERSFFSRKQAEEKQRYQSSNSQSPSFPAADRHQTYLNPKDQTPIMQANYAMKQNGHKPKEIPSIVDMEKHEPIKKFRDKSINCTSVQLLSIDKTTSVGTQTEQQGLEHKKCKELCAPSQTKYGERHSLKQSDDDSEIVSDDISDIFRFLDDMSICGSTGVMQSSCYNSTGSLSQVRKSDCESSPEHNLTKITNGNSSNKLDKVVRSDINNTDDELKTSVCKLVLRIGEIEKKLESLSGVREEISQVLGKLNKLDEKIQQPEKVNVQIDLNSLTSEVQSDESTSPRVFQCHNASHGSKLENNPDWCCSDASGSNSESLRVKALKKSLFTRRSSRSLTEENSATESKIASISNSPRDWRAITYTNQVGMTEEEMKDRGGVENKDWHRKSKEADRQYEIPQPHRLSKQPKDAFLIEQVFSPHPYPASLKSHMKSNPLYTDMRLTELAEVKRAQPSWTIEEYTRNSGDKGKLAALDLQTQESLNPNNLEYWMEDIYTPGYDSLLKRKEAEFRRAKVCKIAALIAAAACTVILVIVVPICTMKS, from the exons ATGGAGACCAACCATGAATCCTCGCTCTTCCTGGTGAAGATTCTGGAAGAGCTGGATACCAAGCAAAACACCGTTTCTTATCAGGATCTCTGCAAGTCACTGTGTGCAAGGTTTGATTTGTCCCAGCTGGCCAAGCTCAGAAGTGTGCTCTTTTACACGGCTTGCCTGGATCCTAATTTCCCAGCGACTTTGTTCAAAGACAAAATGAGATGCACTGTAAACAATCAGCAATCAAAGAAAATCATGGTTGCAGCAGATATAGTAACGATATTCAACCTCATACAAATGAATGGGGGAGTGGCCAAGGAAAAACTCCCTGTTGCACGACAAAAAATGAGGAAGAAAGAATCAGTTGAGTCCTGCAGGTCTGACACAGAAATATGCAACGTGGTGGACTGCGTGACTAATTgcgagctgagagacagagagttTAACAGGGGCTACTCAGTTAGAAGGTCTTCCAAATGCAGGAAGGTGGATTGTAAAGATTGTCAACAATTTGTACCTACTTCAGAACCTAACTTTTTGCTTGGTGTTAATAAGGAAATGAAAGGCCGAGCTGCCTCGCTTGATAGGCTGCAGGCGCTAGCATCCTATTCCATTGTTAACTCTCCACCCTGCGAAATGCAGAGCACATACTTCCCAATGAACATTGAGAACGAATCCATCTCTGACCAGGACTCGTTGCCTATCAATGCAGCTATAAAAGAGACTTTTATTTCGAATGATGAGCCGTTTGTGTTGCAATCATGTGTACAGAAAAGGAACATATTCAAGGAAGATTTTCATAATCTTATCACAATATCTCCCAATTTAATGCCACCCAATAAAAAGCCAGAAGATGGACATAGAGAGCCTCAGAACAGGAAAGAAACCTCCAAACAAGGTTTCTTCAACCACAGTTTTGAAATGCCGTACAGCAGCCAGTACTTGAACCCAGTTTATTCTCCTATACCAGACAAAAGACGAGTAAAACATGAAAGCTTAGATGATCTCCAAGCTTCTACATACTTTGGCCCAACCACTGTACTTGGGTCCCAAGATACAAAAAGATGGGCAGGAAAACCAAGTAAACAAACTGCATGGCCAGCAAAAAGCTGGAGCTTAAACACGGAGGAGGTACCTGATTTTGAAAGATCCTTTTTCAGTAGGAAGCAAGCTGAAGAGAAGCAGCGAtatcagagttcaaacagccagTCACCAAGTTTTCCTGCAGCAGACAGGCACCAAACCTATCTCAATCCCAAGGATCAAACACCGATTATGCAGGCTAACTATGCCATGAAACAAAATGGACACAAACCCAAGGAAATTCCCTCCATTGTAGACATGGAGAAACACGAGCCAATCAAAAAGTTTAGGGATAAAAGCATTAACTGCACTTCTGTTCAGCTGCTAAGCATTGACAAAACCACCAGTGTTGGGACACAAACAGAGCAGCAAGGGTTGGAACACAAAAAATGCAAGGAGTTGTGTGCTCCAAGTCAAACTAAGTATGGAGAGAGGCATTCTCTAAAGCAATCAGATGATGACTCTGAAATTGTGAGTGATGATATCAGTGACATTTTTCGATTTCTGGACGATATGAGCATCTGTGGATCTACAGGAGTTATGCAATCCTCCTGTTACAACAGCACTGGGTCACTGTCTCAGGTACGTAAATCTGACTGTGAAAGCTCTCCTGAACACAATTTAACTAAAATAACCAATGGGAATTCTAGTAACAAGCTAGATAAAGTGGTCCGATCAGATATCAACAATACAGATGATGAACTAAAAACTAGTGTCTGCAAGTTAGTTCTCAGGATTGGTGAAATAGAAAAGAAACTAGAATCTCTGTCAGGTGTCAGAGAAGAAATCTCCCAAGTCTTGGGAAAACTAAATAAGTTGGatgaaaaaattcagcagcctgaGAAGGTCAATGTACAAATAGATCTTAATTCCCTGACGAGTGAGGTTCAGTCAGATGAGAGCACCTCTCCACGGGTATTTCAGTGTCATAATGCTTCTCACGGAAGCAAGTTGGAGAATAACCCGGACTGGTGCTGTTCTGATGCCAGCGGAAGTAACAGCGAAAGTCTTCGGGTAAAagccttaaaaaaaagtttatttaccAGAAGGTCCTCACGGTCACTGACTGAGGAGAACAGCGCCACTGAATCCAAAATAGCAAGTATTTCCAACTCTCCGCGAGACTGGAGAGCTATCACATATACCAACCAGGTTGGCATGACAGAAGAGGAGATGAAAGACAGAGGTGGAGTTGAAAATAAGGACTGGCACAGGAAATCCAAAGAG GCAGACAGGCAGTATGAAATCCCGCAGCCACATAGACTCTCTAAACAACCAAAAGATGCTTTCTTGATTGAACAAGTCTTTAGTCCTCATCCCTACCCTGCATCACTCAAGTCACATATGAAAAGCAACCCACTCTACACGGACATGAGGTTGACGGAACTGGCTGAAGTTAAACGTGCCCAGCCATCATGGACCATAGAAGAATATACCAGGAACTCAGGAGATAAAGGCAAGCTTGCAGCTTTGGATCTACAA ACTCAAGAATCTTTAAATCCAAACAACTTAGAATATTGGATGGAAGACATTTATACTCCAGGCTATGATTCCTTATTAAAACGCAAAGAAGCTGAGTTCAGAAGAGCAAAAGTCTGCAAGATAGCTGCCCTGATTGCGGCTGCAGCTTGTACAGTTATCCTGGTCATTGTAGTTCCCATTTGTACTATGAAATCATGA